The following proteins come from a genomic window of Eretmochelys imbricata isolate rEreImb1 chromosome 11, rEreImb1.hap1, whole genome shotgun sequence:
- the CFLAR gene encoding CASP8 and FADD-like apoptosis regulator isoform X2, which translates to MQSRPLGICLIIDCIGNDTDILEDTFKALGFEVHCYRYLSVEAMNQTFHEVARLQKHRDYDSFICILVSRGSPQSIFCTDQTFPGYPLDRVKNFFTGDSCPELLGKPKLFFIQSYIVPADQQEPTSLLEVDGNEQKITANTRRPWNCSIPPVADIFWSQCKVDVSVLERSPSSSSSYLCCLAQLLRNPHKRKLPLLDIHIELNSRVYDYNRTLDPQQQYSLLLQHTLRKKLFFPPS; encoded by the exons ATATACTGGAGGACACCTTTAAAGCTCTAGGCTTTGAAGTTCACTGTTATCGGTATTTAAGTGTGGAAGCCATGAACCAAACATTCCATGAAGTTGCAAGGCTGCAAAAGCACAGAGACTATGACAGCTTTATTTGCATATTGGTCAGCCGGGGGAGCCCTCAGAGCATCTTCTGCACAGACCAGACCTTTCCTGGGTACCCCTTGGATCGGGTGAAGAATTTTTTTACTGGAGACTCATGCCCTGAACTCCTAGGGAAACCAAAGCTCTTTTTTATTCAAAGCTACATTGTGCCAGCAGATCAGCAAGAACCCACCAGTCTGCTGGAGGTGgatgggaatgaacagaaaatcaCTGCCAATACCAGAAGACCTTGGAACTGTAGTATTCCCCCAGTAGCAGACATCTTTTGGAGTCAATGCAAGGTGGATGTGTCTGTGCTAGAAAGGtcacccagctcctcctcctcttatctATGCTGTCTGGCTCAGCTCCTGCGCAATCCTcataaaag AAAACTGCCCCTATTGGATATCCATATTGAGCTGAACAGCAGAGTGTATGATTACAACAGGACCTTGGATCCACAGCAACAATACTCACTCCTGCTACAACACACCTTGAGGAAaaaactcttttttccccccagttaa